A segment of the Bacillus licheniformis DSM 13 = ATCC 14580 genome:
GCTCGTCAGTTTTCAAGCGATTGAAAAGCCTCCTCACCTTGACGTTGACGGAATTTACATGATGTTGGCCATGAAGGAAGCGCTCATCGGACTTCTGCTTGGGCTGATCGCTTACATGATGATCTCAGCCGTTCAAATCGCCGGATCGTTCATTGATTTTCAAATGGGATTTGCGGTGGCGAATGTGATCGATCCACAGACAGGGGCGCAAAGCCCGCTTGTCGGCCAGTTTTTATATACGATGGCGCTGCTTCTCATGCTGAGCCTGAATGCGCATCATCTCCTGCTTGACGGGATCTATTACAGCTATCAATACATTCCGGTCGACAAGATGGCGCTGTCGTTTGGAAGCGAAGAATTTGCCGAGTTTATCGCAAAAAGCTTCAATACGATGTTTATTACAGCATTTCAATTGTCTGCGCCTGTTGTGGCTTGTTTGTTTTTAGTCGATCTGGCATTGGGGATTGTGGCGAGAACGGTGCCGCAGCTCAACGTGTTTGTCGTCGGGCTTCCTTTGAAAATCGCGATCACCTTTATCATGCTCATCATCTGCATGGCCGTTATGTTCAGCATGATGCAGCACGTCTTCGAATTTGCCATTCGGACAATGAGAGATCTATTAACTTTGCTTGGGGTGGCATGATGAAGCTGACGTTGGATTTGCAATTTTTCGCAGGTGAAAAAACGGAAAAAGCGACGCCGAAAAAACGGCGGGAAAGCAGAAAAAAAGGTCAGGTTGCCAAAAGTGCAGATGTCAATACGGCGGTCACTCTTCTCATCGTGTTTTTATCCTTTTTATTCATCGGACCTTTTATGAGAGACCGCCTGCTCGGCCTGATCGAAAAGTATTACAAAGAATTAATCACGATGAAGGTGTCAGTCGCCAATATTCCCGGCCTGTTTCAAAGTGTTGTGCTTGAATCGGGCCTCATTATGGCACCGCTTTTGCTGACAGCCGTCGTCTCTGGGGTATTGAGCAACTATATGCAAGTCGGGTTTTTATTTGCCCCTGAAGCGATCAAGCCTGATTTGAAAAAGCTTGACCCGCTTAATGGATTCAAGCGGATTTACAGCATCAGGGCGATCGTTGAACTGCTTAAATCGATTTTAAAAATCGTGATTGTCGGAGGCGTGACATTCGCCGTTTTATGGCTGAACTTTGACAAAATTCTCAGAATCCCGGCGCTGTCGGCTGGCGAGGCTTTGTCATATGTCGGCTGGCTCACCTTTTTAATGGGGGTTTCCGCTGCAGTCGCATTAATTTTTCTCGCGGTGCTCGATTACCTCTATCAAAAATTTGACTATGAAAAAAATATTCGCATGTCAAAACAGGACATCAAAGACGAATACAAAAAAACCGAAGGCGATCCTCTGATCAAGTCGAAGATCAAGCAGAAGCAAAAGGAAATGGCGATGCGCCGCATGATGCAGGAAGTGCCAAAAGCGGATGTCATCATCACAAACCCGACCCATTACGCCGTCGCATTGAAATACGACGAAAACAAAATGGATGCGCCGTTTATCATCGCAAAAGGGGTCGATCTAATGGCTCTGAAAATCAGGCAGATCGCCAAAGAACACGATGTCATGACGGTCGAGAACAGGCCTTTGGCAAGGGCGCTCTATGACCAGGTTGAGATCGACCAGGCCGTTCCGGAAGAATTCTTTAAGGCCGTAGCCGAAATCCTGGCCTATGTTTACAAAACAAAGCAAAAAATCTAGTGAATTTTTCAGTTTTAAAAGGAGAGAAACAGCATGTCTGCAAGAGATTTATCTATTTTATCCGGCGTTGTCCTCATTGTGGCAATGCTTATCATACCCTTTCCAACATGGATGTTGAGCATCTTAATTATCGTTAATATTTCTCTTGCGTTAATCGTGCTTCTCACCACAATGAACATGCAAGAACCGCTGCAATTTTCGATTTTTCCTTCTTTGCTGCTCCTCTTGACGCTGTTCCGCCTTGGGCTGAATGTATCGACGACGCGTTCGATTCTGTCCAACGGTGATGCGGGAAAAGTAGTCGAGACGTTCGGGTCTTTCGTTGTCGGCGGAAACGTTTTGGTCGGTCTCGTTGTCTTTATCATTTTGATCATTATTCAATTTATCGTCATAACGAAAGGGGCGGAACGGGTATCTGAAGTTGCTGCCAGATTCACGCTCGACGCCATGCCGGGAAAACAGATGAGCATTGATGCCGATTTGAATGCCGGAATGGTGACCGAGCAGGAAGCGAAGGTGCGCCGTGAGAAGGTGGCCCGTGAAGCCGACTTCTATGGAGCGATGGACGGAGCGAGCAAATTCGTGAAAGGGGATGCGATCGCAGGGATCATCATCGTCCTTATCAACGTCATTTTCGGAATTGTCATCGGCATGCTGCAAAAACAAATGAGCATTCAGGAAGCCGCTTCACACTTTACACTCCTGTCTGTAGGCGACGGAATCGTATCTCAGCTGCCTGCGCTCTTGATCTCAACGGCGACGGGTATCGTCGTGACAAGAGCGGCGTCGGACGGAAACCTCGGCCACGATATTACAGGCCAGCTGTTTGCCTATCCGAAGCTTTTGTATGTCACGGCGGGAACGATTTTCCTGCTCGGGATTTTCACGCCGATCGGCATTCTCCTGACAGGCCCTCTGGCTCTTCTTCTCGCCGCAGGCGGCTATATGCTCTCCAAAGCCGGTGAAGAGAAGGAAAAAGTGGAGGATATCCTTGAGGAAGAAGCTGAAGTGGATGAATTAAAAAGCCCCGAAAGCGTCGTCCATCTGCTTGATATTGATCCGATCGAGTTTGAATTCGGCTACGGATTGATTCCGCTTGCAGATGCAAATCAGGGCGGCGATCTGTTGGACAGAATTGTCATGATCAGGCGCCAGCTCGCGCTTGAACTCGGACTTGTCATTCCGGTCGTCAGAATCAGGGATAACATCGCTCTTCAGCCGAACGAGTACAGGCTCAAAATTAAAGGAAACGAAGTCGCGAAAGGCGAGCTTCTCCTCGATCACTTTCTGGCGATGTCTCCGACAGGCGAAGACGATCAGATCGAAGGGATTGACACAATCGAACCGTCCTTCGGTCTTCCGGCTAAATGGATACCGGAATCTCAGAAAGATCAGGCCGAAATGCTCGGGTACACGGTTGTCGATCCGGCTTCAGTCGTATCGACCCATATTACGGAGCAGGTGAAAAAGCACGCCCATGAGCTGATCGGAAGACAGGAAACGAAACAGCTGATCGACCACTTGAAAGAATCTTATCCTGTACTGGTCGAAGAGGTCTCGCCGAATCCGCTGTCTGTCGGTGACATTCAGAAAGTGCTGGCAAAACTTCTGAAAGAAAAAGTATCGATCAGGAACTTGGTGACAATCTTTGAAACGCTGGCCGACTACGGAAAGCTGACGACGGATTCAGATATGCTGACCGAGTATGTCAGACAGGCTCTGGCCAAGCAGATCACCGCCCAATATGCGAAGGAAAATGAGACGCTGAAAGTGGTGACTTGTTCGGGCCGCGTCGAAAAGGCCGTGGCGGAAGGAATTCAGCAGACTGAACACGGCAACTTTTTATCTCTTGAACCAACATTATCCGAAAATATCATTCAATCTGTAGCAAGAGAAATCGAACAGCTCTCATTGAGGCAGGAAGTGCCGATCCTTCTATGTTCGCCGCCTGTCAGAATGTATGTCAAGCAGCTGCTTGAGCGCTATTTCCCTGATCTGCCGGTTCTTTCCTATAACGAATTGGAAGCCAATGTAGAAGTTCAAAGCATCGGAGTGGTGGATATTCAATGAAAATCAAAAAATTTGTAGCTGGTTCTATGCAGGAAGCCACAAAGCAAATTATACAGGAGCTCGGGAATGACGCCGTAATCTTGAATTCTAAAAAAATTCAAAAGAGAAAATTTCTCGGCTTTGTGAAAAAAACCGGGGTTGAAGTGATCGCGGTCGTCGACCAGGACTTTTCCGACGCAAGGAAGCAAGAGCGTCAAAAGCCCGTTTTCCGGGAACAAAGCCCTTCGCCTGTCCCGCAGCCGGACCATCTTGATTTGGCAAGCCAAGTGAAAGAGCTGAAAGAACTGCTGGAAATGCGGCATCATGAGCAGCCTGTTGATGTGCTGCCTGAACCGCTGAAAAAGGCGGACCAGCTCCTGGCAAAGAAAGGGGTATCGCCGGCCATCCGTACGAAAGCGCTCGGCCGGTTGATCAGCACTTCTTTAAGAGACGGCGAAGAGTGGACGGATGAAAAGACGCTGGCGCACTTAACAGATGCTTTGGCCGATCTTCTTCCCGATAATCTGGAACAGGACGTGGCGATTCATTCGCAATATGTCGTGCTCTTCGGATCGACCGGAGTCGGCAAAACGACGACATTGGCAAAGCTCGCCGCTTCTTCTGTACTGGAAAAGCAGAAAAAAATCGCTTTTATCACGACCGATACGTACAGGATTGCAGCGGTTGAACAGCTCAGGACATATGCCGAGCTTCTGAATGCGCCGCTTGAGGTGTGCTACACGAAAGAAGAGTTTAAAGCTGCCCAGCAAAAGTTCGCCGATTTTGACCACGTCTTCATTGATACGGCGGGCCGGAATTTCAAAGACGGGCAATATGTCAGGGAGCTGAAGGAAATCATTCCGTTTGAGCGTAAGATACAGGCGTTTCTCGTCATGTCCGCGACGAGCAAGTACGAGGATATGAAGGAGCTCATTAAGCAGTTCTCAAGCATTCCGATCGATCAGTTGATATTCACGAAAGTGGATGAGACCGATTCGTTGGGAAGCGTCATGAATCTGCTCGCCGAATCGAGAATCGGCCTCGGCTATATTACAAACGGACAAAATGTTCCGGAGGATATCCGCTACTTGTCAAACGCAGCATTTGTCAGACTGCTTACGGGGTGTTGAACATGGATCAGGCAGAAAGCCTACGAAGGCGGATGGGGCAGCGCTTTGCCGAACCGCCCGCCGCTATCGCTCATCCAAAAGCGAAAACGCTCGCTGTCATGAGCGGAAAAGGAGGCGTCGGGAAGTCGAATGTATCGCTGAATACGGCTCTCGCCATTCTGGAAAAAGGAAAGAGCGTGCTGTTGATCGATCTTGATGTCGGTATGGGGAACATTGATATTCTGATCGGCCGGCAATCGCTCTACACGGTGATGGACCTCCTCCAGCAAAAAATGCCGTTTGAGCGCGCCTTGTCAGCCGGCCCGCGAGGCCTTCAATACATTTCGGGCGGAACCGGGCTGGATGCAATGTTCGAATTGAACAGGGAAAACTGGGCGTTTTTTCTGAAGGAATTGACGCGGGCTTTGACAAGCTTCGACTATGTCATATTTGACATGGGAGCGGGGCTGTCAAAAGATCAGCTGCCTTTCGTCCTGTCAGCGGATGAAATTCTGGTCGTCACCACGCCGGAGCCGACATCCATCATGGACGCATACAGCGCGATCAAGCATTTGGCATTAACCGGACGCGATCTTCAGCTGAAAGTCGTTGTCAATCGCTGTACAACCCAAAAAGACGGAATTTCTGCTTTTCTCCGCCTT
Coding sequences within it:
- the flhA gene encoding flagellar biosynthesis protein FlhA; the protein is MSARDLSILSGVVLIVAMLIIPFPTWMLSILIIVNISLALIVLLTTMNMQEPLQFSIFPSLLLLLTLFRLGLNVSTTRSILSNGDAGKVVETFGSFVVGGNVLVGLVVFIILIIIQFIVITKGAERVSEVAARFTLDAMPGKQMSIDADLNAGMVTEQEAKVRREKVAREADFYGAMDGASKFVKGDAIAGIIIVLINVIFGIVIGMLQKQMSIQEAASHFTLLSVGDGIVSQLPALLISTATGIVVTRAASDGNLGHDITGQLFAYPKLLYVTAGTIFLLGIFTPIGILLTGPLALLLAAGGYMLSKAGEEKEKVEDILEEEAEVDELKSPESVVHLLDIDPIEFEFGYGLIPLADANQGGDLLDRIVMIRRQLALELGLVIPVVRIRDNIALQPNEYRLKIKGNEVAKGELLLDHFLAMSPTGEDDQIEGIDTIEPSFGLPAKWIPESQKDQAEMLGYTVVDPASVVSTHITEQVKKHAHELIGRQETKQLIDHLKESYPVLVEEVSPNPLSVGDIQKVLAKLLKEKVSIRNLVTIFETLADYGKLTTDSDMLTEYVRQALAKQITAQYAKENETLKVVTCSGRVEKAVAEGIQQTEHGNFLSLEPTLSENIIQSVAREIEQLSLRQEVPILLCSPPVRMYVKQLLERYFPDLPVLSYNELEANVEVQSIGVVDIQ
- the flhF gene encoding flagellar biosynthesis protein FlhF, whose protein sequence is MKIKKFVAGSMQEATKQIIQELGNDAVILNSKKIQKRKFLGFVKKTGVEVIAVVDQDFSDARKQERQKPVFREQSPSPVPQPDHLDLASQVKELKELLEMRHHEQPVDVLPEPLKKADQLLAKKGVSPAIRTKALGRLISTSLRDGEEWTDEKTLAHLTDALADLLPDNLEQDVAIHSQYVVLFGSTGVGKTTTLAKLAASSVLEKQKKIAFITTDTYRIAAVEQLRTYAELLNAPLEVCYTKEEFKAAQQKFADFDHVFIDTAGRNFKDGQYVRELKEIIPFERKIQAFLVMSATSKYEDMKELIKQFSSIPIDQLIFTKVDETDSLGSVMNLLAESRIGLGYITNGQNVPEDIRYLSNAAFVRLLTGC
- the flhB gene encoding flagellar biosynthesis protein FlhB; this translates as MKLTLDLQFFAGEKTEKATPKKRRESRKKGQVAKSADVNTAVTLLIVFLSFLFIGPFMRDRLLGLIEKYYKELITMKVSVANIPGLFQSVVLESGLIMAPLLLTAVVSGVLSNYMQVGFLFAPEAIKPDLKKLDPLNGFKRIYSIRAIVELLKSILKIVIVGGVTFAVLWLNFDKILRIPALSAGEALSYVGWLTFLMGVSAAVALIFLAVLDYLYQKFDYEKNIRMSKQDIKDEYKKTEGDPLIKSKIKQKQKEMAMRRMMQEVPKADVIITNPTHYAVALKYDENKMDAPFIIAKGVDLMALKIRQIAKEHDVMTVENRPLARALYDQVEIDQAVPEEFFKAVAEILAYVYKTKQKI
- the fliR gene encoding flagellar biosynthetic protein FliR — protein: MSIIESFPAFLLVFVRITAFYVTVPLFSYRTIPAVHKIGFAFFLALVSFQAIEKPPHLDVDGIYMMLAMKEALIGLLLGLIAYMMISAVQIAGSFIDFQMGFAVANVIDPQTGAQSPLVGQFLYTMALLLMLSLNAHHLLLDGIYYSYQYIPVDKMALSFGSEEFAEFIAKSFNTMFITAFQLSAPVVACLFLVDLALGIVARTVPQLNVFVVGLPLKIAITFIMLIICMAVMFSMMQHVFEFAIRTMRDLLTLLGVA
- a CDS encoding MinD/ParA family protein, whose translation is MDQAESLRRRMGQRFAEPPAAIAHPKAKTLAVMSGKGGVGKSNVSLNTALAILEKGKSVLLIDLDVGMGNIDILIGRQSLYTVMDLLQQKMPFERALSAGPRGLQYISGGTGLDAMFELNRENWAFFLKELTRALTSFDYVIFDMGAGLSKDQLPFVLSADEILVVTTPEPTSIMDAYSAIKHLALTGRDLQLKVVVNRCTTQKDGISAFLRLSNTVNAFLQQKLAYAGPIPEDPLVSRAVVEQQPFLIKNPRSKPSRAVYLLAESLLHNGRTEMGENRSFIEKLSSFLRRGNTL